In Pseudomonas lalkuanensis, the following are encoded in one genomic region:
- a CDS encoding DUF2388 domain-containing protein — protein sequence MTSIRLLSAAALLALATSASATSFVVTTDAVVNAVAATSDATSDVTSSFKDDKIVLAARDDAASFVASAGDIRGAQLEAAFKHIRSAQPQLAASDLQLAQAILTL from the coding sequence ATGACCTCTATTCGCCTGCTCAGCGCGGCCGCCCTGCTGGCGCTCGCCACCAGCGCCTCGGCCACCAGCTTCGTGGTTACCACTGACGCTGTGGTCAACGCCGTTGCGGCCACCTCGGATGCCACGTCCGACGTCACCTCTTCGTTCAAGGACGACAAGATCGTGCTCGCCGCCCGAGACGACGCCGCCAGCTTCGTCGCCAGCGCCGGCGACATCCGTGGCGCCCAGCTGGAAGCCGCGTTCAAGCACATCCGCAGCGCTCAACCGCAGCTGGCGGCCAGCGACCTGCAACTGGCCCAGGCCATCCTCACCCTCTGA
- a CDS encoding DUF1127 domain-containing protein — protein MDRTLTASATAQFESSRPRTHRYLRLFATLAQWQRNARTRHQLAQLDARALADVGISPSERYQELERPFWR, from the coding sequence ATGGACCGCACCCTCACTGCCTCTGCCACTGCACAGTTCGAATCCAGCCGCCCGCGCACCCACCGGTACCTGCGCCTGTTCGCCACCCTGGCCCAGTGGCAGCGTAACGCCCGCACCCGGCACCAGCTCGCACAGCTGGACGCCCGCGCCCTGGCTGATGTGGGAATCAGTCCGAGCGAGCGCTACCAGGAACTGGAGCGTCCCTTCTGGCGATGA
- a CDS encoding Lnb N-terminal periplasmic domain-containing protein: MNTWFRRICLGGLLLAGSAQADLRLALDDEGLTAAQRQASQQLLDEALAALPPTFVQRLDREVEVGWSNDLPGNGYGRATRFDALVLNRNLLAGLTDGSAATRKTNRVHGTVRRELLATVLHELTHIYDRARLWSGAEKTQQFRCRNQAGSNGPVGLPGDCRGQTERRFTLSDDPRLLDLAGWPQYVGRRGQREQDNHQVARSPDIYELSNSREFVAVNMEYFLLDPAYGCRRPALYRYYREHFGWAPERQDTCNDGYAYLNAGRDFGKQPLGKLDPERVYEVDYLFAEANQNWVSRWGHSMLRLVICAPGRPRGPDCRLDLDQHLVLSYRAFVGDVQLSSWDGLTGAYPSRLFVLPLHQVIEEYTKVELRSLASVPLKLSREEVDALVEHAAEMHWSYDGDYWFLSNNCAVETLKLLRSGTDHPALRDLDSIMPNGLLKLLEGRGVADPAPLEDPKEALRLGYRFDSFRDRYQAMFKILRERLNVPQEQVEDWLELAAERRRPWFDKADLRASAALLLLEQAAQRRQLLLAQDELKRNYLSSREQAGQTRFAKAGGTLEQMLANSGFLSRPAEMLQGGYGLPQSAEWQRLEAESSSRQQTMRKLNDDLDREVRSLLEPQRLAELNATEANLKAIGAHLRQLHKDAGGLVLP; the protein is encoded by the coding sequence CTGAACACCTGGTTTCGCCGAATCTGCCTGGGTGGCCTGCTGCTGGCAGGCAGCGCCCAGGCCGATTTGCGCCTGGCTCTGGATGACGAAGGGCTGACCGCGGCCCAGCGCCAGGCCAGCCAGCAACTATTGGACGAGGCCCTCGCGGCCCTGCCGCCGACCTTCGTCCAGCGCCTGGACCGGGAAGTAGAAGTGGGCTGGAGCAATGACCTGCCGGGGAACGGCTACGGCCGGGCCACCCGTTTCGACGCACTGGTACTCAACCGCAACCTGCTGGCGGGCCTCACCGACGGCAGCGCGGCGACCCGGAAGACCAACCGCGTGCACGGCACGGTGCGCCGCGAACTGCTCGCCACCGTGCTCCACGAACTGACCCACATCTACGACCGCGCGCGGCTCTGGTCCGGCGCCGAGAAGACGCAACAGTTCCGCTGCCGCAACCAGGCCGGCAGCAACGGCCCAGTGGGCCTGCCCGGCGACTGCCGCGGGCAGACCGAACGCCGCTTCACCCTGAGCGACGACCCGCGCCTGCTCGACCTCGCCGGCTGGCCGCAGTACGTGGGCAGGCGTGGCCAGCGCGAGCAGGACAACCACCAGGTGGCGCGCAGCCCGGACATCTACGAGCTGTCGAACTCCCGCGAATTCGTCGCGGTGAACATGGAGTACTTCCTCCTCGATCCGGCCTATGGCTGCCGCCGCCCGGCGCTCTACCGCTACTACCGCGAACACTTCGGCTGGGCGCCGGAACGGCAGGACACCTGCAACGACGGCTACGCCTATCTCAACGCCGGTCGCGACTTCGGCAAGCAGCCCCTGGGCAAGCTCGACCCCGAGCGCGTCTACGAAGTGGACTACCTGTTCGCCGAAGCCAACCAGAACTGGGTGAGCCGCTGGGGCCACAGCATGCTGCGCCTGGTCATCTGCGCCCCGGGCCGCCCGCGCGGACCGGACTGCCGCCTCGACCTCGACCAGCACCTGGTGCTGTCCTACCGCGCCTTCGTCGGCGACGTGCAGCTTTCCAGCTGGGACGGCCTCACCGGCGCCTATCCGTCGCGCCTGTTCGTGCTGCCGTTGCACCAGGTGATCGAGGAATACACCAAGGTCGAACTGCGCAGCCTGGCCTCGGTGCCGCTCAAGCTCAGCCGCGAGGAAGTGGACGCCCTGGTGGAACACGCCGCCGAGATGCACTGGAGCTACGACGGCGACTACTGGTTCCTCTCCAACAACTGCGCCGTGGAAACCCTCAAGCTGTTGCGCAGCGGCACCGACCACCCGGCCCTGCGCGACCTCGACAGCATCATGCCCAACGGCCTCCTGAAGCTGCTGGAAGGCCGCGGCGTGGCCGACCCCGCGCCCCTGGAAGATCCCAAGGAAGCCCTGCGCCTGGGCTATCGCTTCGACTCCTTCCGTGACCGTTACCAGGCCATGTTCAAGATCCTCCGCGAGCGCCTGAACGTGCCGCAGGAACAGGTGGAAGACTGGCTGGAACTGGCCGCCGAACGGCGCCGCCCCTGGTTCGACAAGGCCGACCTGCGCGCCAGCGCCGCCCTGCTCCTGCTGGAACAGGCTGCCCAGCGCCGCCAGCTGCTGCTGGCCCAGGACGAGCTCAAGCGCAATTACCTCAGCTCCCGCGAACAGGCCGGGCAGACCCGTTTCGCCAAAGCCGGCGGCACCCTGGAACAGATGCTCGCCAACAGCGGTTTCCTCAGTCGGCCGGCGGAAATGCTGCAAGGCGGCTACGGCCTGCCGCAAAGCGCCGAGTGGCAGCGCCTGGAAGCCGAAAGCAGCAGCCGTCAGCAGACCATGCGCAAGCTCAACGACGACCTCGACCGCGAGGTCCGCAGCCTGCTGGAACCCCAGCGCCTGGCTGAGCTGAATGCCACCGAAGCCAACCTCAAGGCCATCGGCGCGCACTTGCGCCAGTTGCACAAGGACGCCGGCGGGTTAGTCCTTCCGTAA
- the recD gene encoding exodeoxyribonuclease V subunit alpha, giving the protein MSLSDWSLGPLERHFTESLQRLEPQAPDAVLAAAALCCQALGAGDVCLPLARWAGQPLFVEGGPGLQAPALPAWLAALQASALVAAPGGYAPLTLDGARLYLSRYHAYEAQLAENLLRRASARPEVDEAQLSESLARLFARNTQQPDWQRLAAAQAVRRNLAVISGGPGTGKTTTVVRLLAALLEQPGGERLAIGLAAPTGKAAARMAEAIRNAKAELPVSDAIKAALPEEARTLHRLLGSRGDTPQVRHHADNPLPLDVLVVDEASMVDLALMAKLLDALPPNARLILLGDKDQLAAVEAGAVFAELCEGRGLDAAAAADLTRITGQTVPVEQPRSRLGDAVVLLTHSHRFAGDSGIGELARRINGGDARGTLELLRGGHPDLTWNAGPTPAALLERLESGYAPYFAAVRAADPASAFAAFNGFRALTAQREGPWGVGGINEALEARIKRRLSVSSRERWYPGRAVMVRQNDYALGLFNGDIGLCLSTPNGLRVFFEGDEGYRPFAPARLPSHDSAFAMTVHKSQGSEFTEVLLALPEQPSPLLSRALFYTGITRAKKKVEIWGLPARLTEAVSTRAERAAGLAERLGESAEVAPPAALPAPGDQDQLSLF; this is encoded by the coding sequence ATGAGCCTGTCCGATTGGTCCCTGGGGCCGCTGGAACGCCATTTCACCGAGAGCCTGCAGCGCCTCGAGCCGCAGGCGCCCGATGCCGTGCTGGCGGCCGCCGCGTTGTGCTGCCAGGCCCTGGGCGCCGGCGATGTCTGCCTGCCGCTGGCACGTTGGGCCGGGCAGCCATTGTTCGTCGAGGGCGGTCCCGGCCTGCAGGCCCCCGCCCTGCCCGCCTGGCTCGCCGCGTTGCAGGCATCGGCCCTGGTGGCTGCGCCCGGCGGTTATGCGCCGTTGACCCTGGACGGCGCCCGCCTCTACCTCAGCCGCTACCACGCCTACGAGGCGCAGTTGGCGGAGAACCTGTTGCGGCGGGCATCCGCCCGGCCGGAGGTGGACGAGGCGCAGCTCAGCGAATCCCTGGCGCGGCTGTTCGCCCGCAACACCCAGCAACCGGACTGGCAGCGCCTGGCCGCAGCCCAGGCGGTGCGCCGTAACCTGGCCGTGATTTCCGGCGGCCCGGGTACCGGCAAGACCACCACAGTGGTGCGCCTGCTGGCGGCGCTGCTGGAGCAGCCCGGTGGTGAGCGGCTTGCCATTGGCCTGGCCGCACCTACCGGGAAGGCCGCTGCGCGCATGGCCGAGGCCATCCGTAACGCCAAGGCCGAACTGCCGGTGAGCGACGCCATCAAGGCCGCGCTGCCCGAGGAGGCGCGCACCCTGCACCGCTTGCTGGGCAGCCGTGGCGACACCCCTCAGGTGCGCCATCATGCCGACAATCCGTTGCCGTTGGACGTGCTGGTGGTGGACGAAGCGTCCATGGTCGACCTGGCGCTGATGGCCAAGCTGCTGGACGCCCTGCCGCCCAATGCACGACTGATCCTGCTGGGCGACAAGGATCAGCTGGCGGCGGTGGAGGCTGGCGCGGTGTTCGCCGAACTCTGCGAAGGCCGTGGCCTGGACGCTGCCGCCGCCGCTGACCTGACGCGCATCACGGGCCAGACCGTGCCCGTGGAGCAGCCCCGTTCGCGCCTCGGCGATGCCGTGGTGCTGCTGACCCACAGCCACCGCTTTGCCGGCGACAGCGGCATCGGCGAGCTGGCGCGGCGCATCAATGGCGGCGACGCCCGTGGCACCCTGGAGCTGCTGCGTGGTGGTCATCCGGACCTGACCTGGAACGCCGGCCCCACCCCGGCTGCCCTGCTGGAGCGGCTGGAATCGGGCTATGCGCCCTACTTCGCTGCCGTGCGCGCCGCAGACCCCGCCTCGGCCTTCGCCGCGTTCAACGGTTTCCGCGCCCTGACCGCCCAGCGCGAAGGGCCCTGGGGCGTGGGTGGTATCAACGAAGCCCTGGAGGCGCGTATCAAGCGCCGCCTGAGTGTGTCCAGCCGCGAGCGCTGGTATCCCGGCCGGGCGGTGATGGTGCGCCAGAACGACTACGCCCTCGGCCTGTTCAACGGCGATATCGGCCTTTGTCTGTCCACGCCCAACGGGTTGCGGGTCTTCTTCGAGGGTGACGAGGGTTATCGGCCTTTCGCCCCGGCGCGCCTGCCCAGCCACGACAGCGCCTTCGCCATGACCGTGCACAAGAGCCAGGGCTCGGAGTTCACCGAAGTGCTGCTGGCCCTGCCGGAACAGCCCAGCCCGTTGCTCAGCCGTGCGTTGTTCTACACCGGCATCACCCGGGCCAAGAAAAAGGTGGAGATCTGGGGTTTGCCGGCGCGCCTGACCGAAGCGGTATCGACCCGCGCCGAGCGTGCTGCCGGGCTGGCGGAAAGGCTGGGCGAGTCGGCGGAGGTCGCCCCTCCGGCCGCGCTGCCAGCACCAGGGGACCAGGATCAACTGAGCCTGTTCTGA
- a CDS encoding phage infection protein, giving the protein MKTQAFAALFIAALSTSAFALPSDSQPVLGESKEATTLQVIDPVAAEGSFMVLDRVAEGGSDRAGANRIAEGGADRSGANRIAEGGADRTNGFRVAEGGSDRTKAFDVAEGGADRLPQAQRVS; this is encoded by the coding sequence ATGAAAACCCAAGCCTTCGCTGCCCTGTTCATCGCCGCCCTGAGCACCTCCGCCTTTGCCCTGCCGTCCGACTCGCAGCCGGTGCTGGGTGAATCGAAAGAAGCCACCACCCTGCAGGTCATCGACCCGGTCGCCGCCGAAGGCAGCTTCATGGTCCTGGACCGCGTGGCTGAAGGTGGCTCCGACCGCGCTGGCGCCAACCGCATCGCCGAAGGCGGCGCTGACCGTAGCGGTGCCAACCGTATCGCCGAAGGTGGTGCCGATCGCACCAATGGCTTCCGCGTAGCCGAAGGCGGTTCTGATCGCACCAAGGCGTTCGACGTCGCCGAAGGCGGCGCCGATCGTCTGCCGCAGGCCCAGCGCGTCAGCTGA
- a CDS encoding acetyl-CoA hydrolase/transferase family protein, with protein sequence MYSDRVRLSSLLGKVMSAADAAALIEDGMTVGMSGFTRAGEAKAVPQALAARAKEQPLQISLMTGASLGNDLDKQLTEAGVLARRMPFQVDSTLRKAINAGEVMFIDQHLSETVEQLRNHQLRLPDIAVIEAVAITEQGHIVPTTSVGNSASFAIFAKRVIVEINLAHNPNLEGLHDIYIPTYRPTRTPIPLTRVDDRIGGTAIPIDPAKIAAIVITDQPDSLSTVLPPDHETQAIADHLIDFFKREVDAGRMSNNLAPLQAGIGSIANAVMCGLIESPFQDLSMYSEVLQDSTFDLIDAGKLSFASGSSITLSARRNSDVFGNLERYKDKLVLRPQEISNHPEVVRRLGIIGINTALEFDIYGNVNSTHVGGTKMMNGIGGSGDFARNAHLAIFVTKSIAKGGAISSVVPMVSHVDHTEHDVDILVTEQGLADLRGLAPRERARAIIDSCVHPDYRHELLDYFERACARGGHTPHLLREAMSWHINLEETGRMLAN encoded by the coding sequence ATGTACTCTGATCGCGTGCGCCTGTCCTCCCTGTTGGGCAAGGTGATGAGTGCGGCCGACGCCGCTGCCCTGATCGAAGACGGCATGACCGTCGGCATGAGCGGCTTCACCCGTGCCGGTGAAGCCAAGGCCGTGCCCCAGGCCCTGGCCGCGCGAGCCAAGGAGCAGCCGCTGCAGATCAGCCTCATGACCGGCGCGAGCCTGGGCAACGACCTCGACAAGCAGCTCACCGAAGCCGGCGTGCTTGCCCGGCGCATGCCCTTCCAGGTGGACAGCACCCTGCGCAAGGCGATCAACGCGGGCGAAGTGATGTTCATCGACCAGCACCTGTCGGAAACCGTGGAGCAGCTGCGCAACCACCAGCTCAGGCTGCCAGACATCGCCGTGATCGAAGCCGTGGCCATCACCGAGCAGGGCCATATCGTGCCGACCACCTCCGTGGGCAACTCCGCCAGCTTCGCGATCTTCGCCAAGCGCGTGATCGTCGAGATCAACCTGGCGCACAACCCCAACCTGGAAGGCCTGCACGACATCTATATCCCGACCTACCGGCCGACCCGCACACCGATCCCGCTGACCCGCGTGGACGACCGCATCGGCGGCACCGCCATCCCGATCGACCCGGCGAAGATCGCCGCCATCGTCATCACTGACCAGCCGGATTCGCTGTCCACCGTGCTGCCGCCGGACCACGAGACCCAGGCCATCGCCGACCATCTGATCGACTTCTTCAAGCGTGAAGTGGACGCCGGGCGCATGAGCAACAACCTCGCGCCGCTGCAGGCCGGTATCGGCAGCATTGCCAACGCCGTGATGTGCGGCCTGATCGAGTCGCCCTTCCAGGACCTCAGCATGTACTCCGAGGTGCTGCAGGACTCCACCTTCGACCTGATCGACGCGGGCAAGCTGAGCTTCGCCTCGGGCAGCTCCATCACCCTGTCCGCACGTCGCAACAGCGACGTCTTCGGCAATCTCGAGCGCTACAAGGACAAGCTGGTACTGCGCCCGCAGGAAATCTCCAACCACCCCGAAGTGGTGCGGCGCCTGGGCATCATCGGCATCAACACCGCCCTGGAGTTCGACATCTACGGCAATGTGAACTCCACCCACGTGGGCGGGACCAAGATGATGAACGGCATCGGCGGCTCCGGCGACTTCGCCCGCAACGCCCACCTGGCCATCTTCGTCACCAAGTCCATCGCCAAGGGCGGCGCGATTTCCAGCGTGGTGCCCATGGTCAGCCATGTGGACCACACCGAGCACGACGTGGACATCCTGGTCACCGAACAGGGCCTGGCCGACCTCCGTGGCCTGGCACCGCGCGAGCGCGCCCGGGCGATCATCGACAGCTGTGTGCACCCCGATTACCGCCACGAACTGCTGGACTACTTCGAGCGCGCCTGCGCCAGGGGCGGCCATACCCCGCACCTGCTGCGCGAAGCCATGTCCTGGCATATCAATCTGGAAGAAACCGGCCGGATGCTGGCCAACTGA
- a CDS encoding DUF2388 domain-containing protein has product MRRSLSVAAIALSLVAGAVQAQTLVATSNIIVRALDRTLDFTSDTTTSIRDMKVVVAARDDAASFVASAGEIRGAQLEAAFAALREQFPQAREASDLALAETIVAL; this is encoded by the coding sequence ATGCGCCGCTCGCTGTCTGTCGCAGCCATCGCCCTTTCCCTCGTTGCCGGTGCCGTCCAGGCCCAGACCCTGGTGGCGACCAGCAACATCATCGTCCGCGCGCTGGATCGCACCCTCGATTTCACCTCCGACACCACCACCTCGATCCGCGACATGAAGGTCGTCGTGGCCGCCCGTGACGACGCCGCCAGCTTCGTCGCCAGCGCCGGCGAGATCCGTGGCGCCCAGCTGGAAGCCGCCTTCGCCGCCCTGCGCGAACAGTTCCCGCAAGCCCGCGAGGCCAGCGACCTGGCCCTGGCGGAAACCATCGTCGCCCTCTGA
- a CDS encoding GFA family protein gives MSELHTGGCHCGQLRYSVEAPLTDVAHCHCSICRRTTGGIVTTWATVPLASFRWTAGTPAEYASSAGCIRYFCANCGSQLAFFTQLAPDTLDLTVATLDRPEVVPPDRHIWVKSRLPWLHLDPQLPEEDEEQL, from the coding sequence ATGAGCGAACTGCATACCGGCGGCTGCCACTGTGGGCAGCTGCGCTACAGCGTCGAGGCGCCCTTGACCGACGTCGCCCACTGCCATTGCTCGATCTGTCGGCGGACCACCGGCGGCATCGTCACCACCTGGGCCACGGTGCCCCTGGCGAGCTTCCGCTGGACCGCCGGCACGCCGGCCGAATACGCCTCGTCGGCCGGTTGCATCCGCTACTTCTGCGCGAATTGCGGCAGCCAGTTGGCGTTCTTCACCCAGCTTGCCCCGGACACCCTGGACCTGACGGTGGCCACCCTGGACCGGCCGGAAGTCGTTCCGCCGGACCGGCATATCTGGGTGAAGAGCCGTCTTCCGTGGCTGCACCTGGACCCGCAATTGCCGGAGGAGGATGAGGAGCAGCTGTGA
- a CDS encoding AEC family transporter yields MDVAVLTLFQALWPLFALIVGGYLLRRWDFPGEAFWPAAERLNYFILFPALLFSSLATAPLGNPALPRLALAVFLGLGIGWAALLLARRVLSWPAARFGAITQGILRFNTYLGLAAIGSLFGKDGLAIAALMLALMVPLVNLMSVWALTAERGVSLRGLLLPVAKNPLILACLAGALVNLAGIGLPGGTDRLLNLLAVASLPLGLLCVGAALRPQELAGEVPALAWNCALRLLAMPALAFLVARVLGLPAMESSILVLFFALPTAPTAYVLTRQLGGDSHLMAGIITLQTLLAAGSLLLVMRTLSA; encoded by the coding sequence CTGGATGTCGCCGTGCTCACCCTCTTCCAGGCCCTCTGGCCCCTCTTCGCCCTGATCGTCGGCGGCTACCTGCTGCGTCGCTGGGACTTCCCCGGCGAAGCCTTCTGGCCCGCCGCCGAGCGCCTGAACTACTTCATCCTCTTCCCCGCCCTGCTCTTCAGCAGCCTGGCCACCGCACCGCTCGGTAACCCGGCGTTGCCGCGCCTGGCGCTGGCGGTGTTCCTCGGCCTCGGCATCGGCTGGGCCGCCCTGCTGCTGGCACGACGCGTGCTGAGCTGGCCGGCCGCACGCTTTGGCGCCATTACCCAGGGCATCCTGCGCTTCAACACCTACCTGGGCCTCGCCGCCATCGGCAGCCTCTTTGGCAAGGATGGCCTGGCCATTGCGGCGCTGATGCTGGCCCTGATGGTGCCATTGGTGAACCTGATGTCGGTCTGGGCGCTGACCGCCGAACGCGGTGTGAGCCTGCGCGGCCTGCTGCTGCCGGTGGCGAAAAACCCGCTGATCCTCGCCTGCCTGGCCGGCGCCCTGGTCAACCTGGCCGGTATCGGCCTGCCTGGCGGCACCGACCGCCTGCTCAACCTGCTGGCGGTGGCCAGCCTGCCGCTGGGCCTGCTCTGCGTCGGCGCCGCGCTACGCCCCCAGGAACTGGCCGGCGAGGTTCCCGCACTGGCCTGGAACTGCGCCCTGCGCCTGCTGGCCATGCCCGCCCTCGCCTTCCTGGTGGCCCGCGTACTCGGCCTGCCCGCCATGGAAAGCAGCATCCTGGTGCTGTTCTTCGCCCTGCCCACCGCGCCCACGGCCTACGTGCTGACCCGACAGCTCGGCGGCGACAGCCACCTGATGGCCGGCATCATCACCCTGCAGACCTTGCTCGCCGCCGGCAGCCTGCTGCTGGTGATGCGCACGCTGTCCGCCTGA
- a CDS encoding CitMHS family transporter, with protein sequence MLTLLGFAMVICFMYLIMTKRLSALIALIIVPIAFALIGGFAAGIGPMMLEGIGKLAPTGVMLMFAILYFALMIDSGLFDPAVRKILKLVKGDPLKVSMGTAALALIVSLDGDGATTYMICVAALLPLYSRLGMSPLIMAGLIILAGGIMNMTPWGGPTARAASALHVDPSDIFVPMIPAMAAGAIALFGLAWAYGKRERARLGVLHLPDDQINHDEISVSQYPEARRPKLLWVNGALTATLMVTLIAGLLPLPVLFMIAFSIAMIINYPCLQQQKERVAAHAGNVLAVVGLIFAAGIFTGILSGTGMVEAMSKSLLAIIPPSMGPYMAVITAVVSMPFTFFMSNDAFYYGVLPVLAEAASHYGISPVEMARASIVGQPVHLLSPLVPSTYLLVGLAKVEFGDHQRFTLKWAVMICLCILVAALLLGVFPLFGSH encoded by the coding sequence ATGCTGACTCTGCTCGGCTTCGCCATGGTCATCTGCTTCATGTACCTGATCATGACCAAGCGCCTGTCCGCCCTGATCGCCCTGATCATCGTCCCCATCGCCTTCGCCCTGATCGGCGGCTTTGCCGCGGGCATCGGCCCGATGATGCTGGAGGGCATCGGCAAGCTCGCCCCCACCGGCGTGATGCTGATGTTCGCCATCCTCTACTTTGCGCTGATGATCGACTCCGGCCTGTTCGACCCGGCCGTGCGCAAGATCCTCAAGCTGGTGAAAGGTGACCCGCTGAAAGTCTCGATGGGCACCGCCGCCCTGGCGCTGATCGTCTCCCTCGACGGTGACGGCGCCACCACCTACATGATCTGCGTCGCCGCCCTGCTGCCGCTGTACAGCCGCCTGGGCATGAGCCCGCTGATCATGGCCGGCCTGATCATCCTCGCCGGCGGCATCATGAACATGACCCCCTGGGGCGGCCCCACCGCCCGCGCCGCCAGCGCCCTGCACGTGGACCCGTCGGACATCTTCGTGCCGATGATCCCCGCCATGGCCGCCGGCGCCATCGCCCTGTTCGGCCTCGCCTGGGCCTATGGCAAGCGCGAACGCGCCCGCCTCGGCGTGCTGCACCTGCCGGATGACCAGATCAATCACGACGAAATCAGCGTGTCGCAGTACCCGGAGGCCCGCCGTCCCAAGCTGCTATGGGTGAATGGCGCGCTGACCGCCACCCTGATGGTGACCCTGATCGCCGGGCTGCTGCCGCTGCCGGTGCTGTTCATGATCGCCTTCAGCATCGCCATGATCATCAACTACCCCTGCCTGCAGCAGCAGAAGGAACGGGTCGCGGCCCATGCCGGCAACGTGCTGGCGGTGGTCGGCCTGATCTTCGCCGCCGGCATCTTCACCGGCATCCTCTCCGGCACCGGCATGGTGGAAGCCATGTCCAAGAGCCTGCTGGCGATCATCCCGCCGTCCATGGGACCTTACATGGCGGTGATCACCGCGGTGGTGAGCATGCCGTTCACCTTCTTCATGTCCAACGACGCATTTTATTACGGCGTGTTACCGGTTCTGGCCGAGGCTGCGAGCCACTACGGCATCAGTCCGGTGGAGATGGCGCGAGCGTCTATCGTAGGCCAGCCGGTGCATCTGCTGAGCCCGCTGGTACCCTCCACCTACCTGCTGGTGGGCCTGGCCAAGGTGGAGTTCGGCGACCACCAGCGCTTCACGTTGAAGTGGGCGGTGATGATTTGTCTGTGTATCCTCGTCGCCGCCTTGCTGCTGGGTGTGTTCCCGCTCTTCGGATCACACTGA
- a CDS encoding DUF1127 domain-containing protein, protein MERTLSSDLIFESAEQSPKSSWALRAVSTLLLWQRRIASRHQLAMLDHRLLADAGISEAQREAELNKPFWR, encoded by the coding sequence ATGGAACGTACCCTCAGTTCCGACCTGATTTTCGAAAGCGCTGAACAATCCCCGAAATCCTCGTGGGCCCTGCGCGCCGTTTCCACCCTGCTGCTGTGGCAGCGCCGCATCGCCAGCCGTCATCAACTGGCCATGCTGGACCATCGCCTGCTGGCCGACGCTGGCATCAGCGAAGCACAGCGCGAAGCCGAACTGAACAAGCCCTTCTGGCGCTAA
- a CDS encoding TerC family protein — translation MEWLTSPEIWVAFFTLTALEIVLGIDNIIMIAILVGRMPPHMQARTRFFGLALAMVTRIALLLSITWIMRLTNDLFQVFGQGISGRDLILFFGGLFLLWKSTTEMYHSLEGEDEAEAAPNGAARNFIGTIIQIAIIDIVFSLDSVITAVGMVSHVPVMVAAIIVAVLVMMLAAGTISDFIDKHPSLKMLALAFLVVVGTVLIAESFEVHVPKGYVYFAMAFSLAVEALNIRMRIARGRKEDPVKLRKDIPGQ, via the coding sequence ATGGAATGGCTGACCAGCCCGGAAATCTGGGTCGCCTTCTTCACCCTGACCGCCCTGGAGATCGTCCTGGGCATCGACAACATCATCATGATCGCCATCCTCGTGGGCCGCATGCCGCCGCACATGCAGGCGCGCACCCGCTTCTTCGGCCTGGCGCTGGCGATGGTCACCCGTATCGCCCTGCTGCTTTCCATCACCTGGATCATGCGGCTCACCAACGACCTGTTCCAGGTGTTCGGCCAGGGCATCTCCGGCCGCGACCTGATCCTCTTCTTCGGCGGCCTGTTCCTGCTGTGGAAGAGCACCACCGAGATGTACCACAGCCTGGAAGGCGAAGATGAAGCCGAAGCAGCGCCCAACGGCGCGGCGCGCAACTTCATCGGCACCATCATCCAGATCGCCATCATCGACATCGTGTTCTCGCTGGACTCGGTGATCACCGCTGTCGGCATGGTCTCCCACGTGCCGGTGATGGTGGCCGCGATCATCGTCGCCGTGCTGGTGATGATGCTGGCCGCCGGCACCATCAGCGACTTCATCGACAAGCACCCGAGCCTGAAGATGCTGGCCCTGGCCTTCCTGGTAGTGGTCGGTACCGTGCTGATCGCCGAGTCCTTCGAAGTCCACGTGCCGAAGGGTTACGTCTATTTCGCCATGGCCTTCTCCCTGGCCGTGGAGGCGCTCAACATCCGCATGCGTATCGCTCGCGGCCGCAAGGAAGATCCGGTGAAACTGCGCAAGGACATTCCCGGGCAGTAA